Proteins from one Lacrimispora sphenoides genomic window:
- a CDS encoding response regulator transcription factor — translation MYKLLVVEDEKAIAYGIANSIEWEKWGFVISGVCGNGIEALEQIEKDKPHVVLSDIRMPEMDGMELMQHLNQHYPEIKIIILSGYNDFEYLQMSIKNRVMEYLLKPTDLDEFEVTFRRIKERLDDERKKELEEKELKSAYEESRNLKLRRKYNALIKGYGYHEEEMEEEFFRQGENWYGVILFHLDVPNTEDKNAYYQDQMMVEKTLNEWVSKEGIAGTYIWNFEEKITGILSAGEEPREEELHSYVKNMAEVVLQESGIPIYAGISNFYTDFQMLPQCYEQAKCCASQKIYIEGKNLVISYKEIQEADFDYYAISFDTGQILKEIMEQEENKAEDILNGIFSVFKGKVILDYDYINRLSLELLFNLSRALLRYGVRLEKVMKKLDCTYTDIYPLKSLHEKKEFLSRILREVSKEMAGMKGEWKSQSSLAQKIREIVDEEYDSNQISLEYVGAKVHKNSAYISKIFKNEFGCNFSDYIITKRLEKSKELLSDPGRKIYEISEEMGWADVSNYIKLFKKKYGISPKEYRNILQPEGGNTEKNNEDE, via the coding sequence ATGTATAAACTACTGGTGGTGGAAGATGAAAAGGCGATTGCATATGGAATCGCAAACAGCATTGAATGGGAAAAGTGGGGATTTGTTATCAGCGGCGTCTGCGGAAATGGAATTGAAGCCCTGGAACAAATAGAAAAAGATAAGCCCCATGTGGTACTTTCCGATATCCGGATGCCGGAAATGGATGGGATGGAGCTGATGCAGCATTTAAATCAGCATTACCCGGAAATCAAGATCATTATCTTAAGCGGATACAATGATTTTGAATATTTGCAGATGTCCATTAAAAACCGGGTCATGGAATACTTACTAAAGCCCACGGACCTTGATGAATTTGAAGTGACTTTCCGGAGAATAAAAGAACGTCTTGACGACGAACGAAAAAAGGAATTAGAAGAAAAAGAATTAAAGTCAGCCTATGAAGAGAGCAGGAATTTAAAGTTAAGAAGGAAATACAATGCTTTGATCAAGGGATATGGCTATCATGAAGAAGAGATGGAAGAAGAATTCTTCCGCCAGGGAGAAAACTGGTATGGCGTGATACTGTTCCATCTGGATGTGCCGAATACGGAAGATAAAAACGCCTATTATCAGGATCAGATGATGGTGGAGAAGACATTAAACGAATGGGTTTCCAAAGAAGGGATCGCCGGAACCTATATCTGGAACTTTGAGGAGAAGATAACCGGGATCTTAAGCGCCGGAGAGGAGCCCCGGGAAGAAGAACTGCATTCTTATGTAAAGAACATGGCAGAAGTGGTCTTACAGGAGAGCGGCATACCTATATATGCCGGTATCAGCAATTTTTATACGGATTTTCAGATGCTTCCCCAGTGCTATGAACAGGCCAAATGCTGTGCCAGCCAAAAAATCTACATTGAGGGGAAAAATCTGGTCATATCCTATAAGGAAATACAGGAAGCTGATTTTGATTACTACGCGATTTCCTTTGATACGGGCCAGATTTTAAAGGAAATCATGGAGCAGGAGGAAAATAAGGCTGAGGACATTTTAAATGGGATTTTTTCAGTATTTAAAGGAAAGGTGATTCTGGATTATGATTACATTAACCGCCTAAGCCTTGAGCTGCTGTTTAATCTGTCCCGTGCGTTATTGCGTTATGGTGTCCGCCTGGAAAAAGTGATGAAAAAGCTGGATTGCACCTATACCGACATTTATCCCTTAAAGAGTCTCCATGAGAAAAAGGAGTTTTTATCCAGGATCCTTCGGGAGGTTTCCAAAGAAATGGCCGGCATGAAGGGAGAATGGAAGAGTCAGAGCAGCCTTGCCCAGAAGATTCGGGAGATTGTGGATGAGGAGTACGATTCCAATCAGATATCCTTAGAATATGTAGGGGCAAAGGTGCATAAGAATTCTGCCTATATCTCCAAAATATTTAAAAATGAATTTGGGTGTAATTTCAGTGATTACATCATTACAAAAAGACTGGAAAAAAGCAAGGAGCTTCTTTCGGATCCAGGGAGGAAGATCTATGAAATTTCCGAGGAAATGGGCTGGGCAGACGTATCCAACTACATTAAGCTGTTTAAGAAAAAGTATGGGATAAGTCCGAAAGAGTACCGGAACATTCTCCAGCCGGAGGGAGGAAATACAGAGAAAAACAATGAAGATGAATAA
- a CDS encoding bifunctional adenosylcobinamide kinase/adenosylcobinamide-phosphate guanylyltransferase → MVTLVIGGSGSGKSEFAESLVMSLGQGRRIYIATMKPWDEECRRRIERHRQMRAKKQFETIECYRDLKELKLDLGGQPSVVLLECMSNLVSNELFGLGEEGEAPCLEGTLAAAEILEGIGKLKEEAEHIVIVTNEVFSDGDNYSMETMAYRKVLGEINQKIAEISDEVIEVVAGIPIMMKKRRDFKKPGKK, encoded by the coding sequence ATGGTCACTCTGGTGATAGGCGGAAGCGGAAGCGGAAAGTCAGAATTTGCGGAAAGCCTGGTCATGAGCCTGGGACAGGGGAGGCGGATTTACATTGCTACCATGAAACCATGGGATGAGGAATGCAGGCGCAGGATTGAACGCCACAGGCAGATGAGGGCAAAAAAGCAGTTTGAAACCATAGAATGTTACCGCGATTTAAAGGAACTTAAACTGGATCTAGGCGGGCAGCCGTCGGTGGTTCTACTAGAATGCATGTCAAATCTGGTATCCAATGAGCTTTTTGGCCTGGGAGAAGAGGGGGAAGCCCCATGCTTAGAGGGAACTTTGGCTGCTGCGGAGATTTTAGAAGGAATCGGGAAGCTAAAGGAGGAAGCCGAACATATTGTCATCGTGACAAATGAGGTTTTCTCCGATGGAGATAACTACAGCATGGAGACTATGGCTTACCGCAAGGTTCTTGGGGAGATCAACCAGAAAATAGCAGAAATTTCCGATGAGGTGATTGAGGTAGTTGCCGGAATTCCCATTATGATGAAAAAGAGAAGGGACTTCAAGAAGCCAGGTAAGAAGTAA
- the cobT gene encoding nicotinate-nucleotide--dimethylbenzimidazole phosphoribosyltransferase, producing the protein MNDELSTYLSQIRPSSASSMEMARKRWSQVAKPLNSLGVLEDDIIKIAGIRETTKADMEKRALVILCADNGIVEEGVTQTGREVTALVAENMTNGNSSVCIMADRAGVDVFPVDIGVARDLIPGSRHPLLCRKIAYGTKNFRNEPAMSREEAIRSIETGIKLVGELAEKGYQLIATGEMGIGNTTTSSAVASMLLKKPPEVLTGRGAGLNDEGLKRKLEVIKEAVEQYSPACQDVVDVLACVGGFDLAGLTGVFLGGAIYRIPILVDGFISAVAALSADHMYPGCRNFMLASHVSAEPAGRMLLDELGLKPLIQAGMCLGEGTGAVAAIPLLLMAADVYGSMSSFEDIQIEAYKPMGGV; encoded by the coding sequence ATGAATGATGAATTAAGTACATATCTTTCACAGATCCGTCCTTCCAGCGCTTCCTCCATGGAAATGGCCCGTAAACGGTGGTCGCAGGTGGCGAAGCCGCTTAACAGTTTAGGCGTTCTGGAAGATGATATCATAAAGATTGCAGGAATAAGAGAAACGACAAAGGCAGATATGGAGAAACGGGCCCTAGTCATCCTTTGCGCAGACAATGGGATCGTGGAGGAAGGCGTCACCCAGACCGGCAGGGAAGTGACCGCCCTAGTGGCTGAGAACATGACAAATGGAAACAGCAGTGTCTGCATCATGGCAGACCGGGCAGGAGTGGATGTATTTCCTGTGGATATAGGAGTTGCCAGGGATTTGATTCCCGGCTCCCGTCACCCTCTCCTTTGCCGGAAAATCGCTTACGGGACAAAAAATTTCCGGAATGAGCCTGCCATGTCACGGGAGGAGGCAATCCGGTCCATAGAAACCGGTATCAAACTGGTGGGGGAGCTTGCAGAAAAAGGCTATCAGCTCATCGCAACCGGAGAAATGGGCATAGGAAATACCACTACCAGCAGTGCGGTCGCTTCTATGCTTCTTAAAAAACCGCCGGAAGTACTGACCGGAAGAGGGGCAGGATTAAATGACGAAGGCTTAAAAAGGAAGCTTGAAGTGATAAAAGAGGCTGTGGAACAATATAGCCCGGCATGTCAGGATGTGGTGGATGTTCTTGCCTGCGTGGGAGGATTTGATCTGGCAGGGCTTACCGGTGTGTTTTTAGGCGGTGCCATTTACCGGATCCCAATACTGGTGGATGGATTTATTTCCGCCGTCGCTGCTCTTTCGGCTGACCATATGTATCCTGGCTGCCGGAACTTTATGCTGGCTTCCCATGTTTCAGCGGAGCCAGCAGGCAGGATGCTTCTTGATGAACTAGGGCTCAAACCCCTCATACAGGCAGGTATGTGTCTGGGAGAGGGGACCGGAGCAGTGGCTGCAATCCCCCTTCTTCTTATGGCGGCAGACGTTTATGGATCAATGAGTTCCTTTGAAGACATTCAGATCGAGGCGTACAAGCCCATGGGAGGCGTATAA